A single genomic interval of bacterium harbors:
- a CDS encoding FtsQ-type POTRA domain-containing protein, whose translation MKDPSQPPTLRVPWEARLRRWSVRLAMIAGFLVLLTGGCQLLAWSPMLSLKRVEVTTDGRLERREVLQLGGVKPGESLLQTSPSAIRQRLEAHPWVERAWVERSFPSTLRIRIQERKPVARVLVQGKLFLVDASGNIFPAYDRPPPGEWVTLVGLRLEDLETRADACRRVVLEGMALAALLAQQAKWAAQEIGVDPDTGLRLALQGGPPEVLLGFGELSQRVKRLEKILEHLSKEGRLQNVVRIDLRHPGRATVKFSG comes from the coding sequence TTGAAGGATCCAAGCCAGCCTCCAACCCTGAGAGTGCCTTGGGAAGCTCGCCTGAGGCGATGGAGCGTTCGGCTGGCAATGATAGCTGGTTTTCTGGTGCTCTTGACTGGCGGGTGCCAACTTTTGGCCTGGAGTCCCATGCTTTCCCTCAAGAGGGTGGAAGTAACTACAGACGGACGCCTGGAAAGGAGGGAGGTGCTCCAGTTGGGTGGAGTCAAGCCAGGGGAGTCATTGCTGCAGACCAGCCCTTCGGCAATCCGCCAGAGGTTGGAAGCACATCCCTGGGTGGAAAGAGCATGGGTGGAGCGCAGTTTTCCCAGTACCTTGCGCATCCGCATCCAGGAACGAAAACCGGTGGCCAGAGTTCTGGTACAAGGGAAGTTATTCCTGGTGGATGCTTCGGGGAACATCTTTCCAGCATATGATCGGCCTCCTCCTGGGGAATGGGTCACCTTGGTGGGATTGAGGCTGGAGGACCTGGAAACCAGAGCCGATGCCTGCAGAAGGGTGGTGCTGGAGGGAATGGCCTTGGCCGCCTTGTTGGCGCAGCAGGCCAAATGGGCGGCCCAGGAAATAGGGGTGGACCCGGACACGGGTCTTCGTCTGGCACTTCAGGGAGGTCCGCCAGAGGTCTTGTTGGGGTTCGGGGAGCTTTCCCAGAGGGTAAAGAGGCTGGAGAAGATCCTGGAGCATCTCTCCAAAGAAGGGCGGCTGCAAAATGTGGTCAGGATAGACTTGAGACACCCTGGCCGGGCCACCGTGAAGTTCAGCGGTTGA
- the ftsW gene encoding putative lipid II flippase FtsW, producing the protein MERIRRYDYTILVAALALVCIGIVMSYSASCVLAQERFGDPFHFIKRQSLLALLGVVLMVVTMNIPYERYRHLVYPALILSLAALAAVLMPWLSHPNAKVYRWISLGWFSFQPSEAAKLALVLYLAYSLAKKRERGTIKSFRVGFLPHVLVALLMMGLLLKEPDLGGALVVGAICFVMMFLAGVRLAYMILALAPGALLMVSRLQGYQMERIETFLRYFFSPWEATLKDAYHLKQSCYALANGGFLGMGLGMGRQKLFFLPEPHTDFIIAVIGEEWGLLGVLAVCLLFLVLIVGGAKIALSIKDPFGSLLAMGIVTLIGLQAVSNMAMAMGLLPTKGMVLPFVSYGGSSLVVNLVAVGVLIQLSTRAQREEESQ; encoded by the coding sequence GTGGAACGAATCCGAAGATATGACTACACGATTCTGGTGGCCGCGCTGGCCCTGGTGTGCATCGGCATAGTCATGAGCTACAGCGCCAGTTGCGTCCTGGCTCAGGAAAGATTCGGAGACCCCTTCCATTTCATAAAGCGGCAAAGCCTGTTGGCTTTGCTGGGTGTGGTCTTGATGGTGGTCACCATGAACATTCCTTACGAGAGATACCGCCATCTGGTTTATCCGGCCCTGATACTGAGCCTGGCAGCTCTGGCAGCTGTTTTGATGCCATGGCTGTCTCATCCCAATGCCAAGGTGTACAGGTGGATCTCCCTGGGATGGTTCAGTTTCCAGCCTTCTGAGGCCGCCAAACTGGCCCTGGTACTTTACCTGGCCTATTCCCTGGCCAAGAAAAGGGAGAGAGGCACCATAAAGAGCTTCAGGGTAGGTTTCCTACCCCATGTATTGGTGGCTTTGCTCATGATGGGGTTGTTGCTAAAAGAGCCTGACCTGGGTGGAGCACTGGTGGTGGGGGCCATTTGCTTTGTGATGATGTTCCTGGCAGGGGTCAGGCTGGCATACATGATCCTGGCCCTTGCACCAGGAGCCTTGCTGATGGTGAGCCGGCTTCAGGGCTATCAGATGGAGCGAATAGAAACCTTCCTGCGGTATTTTTTCTCCCCTTGGGAGGCAACCCTCAAGGATGCCTATCACCTAAAACAGTCCTGTTACGCCTTGGCCAACGGAGGGTTCCTGGGAATGGGTTTGGGAATGGGCAGGCAGAAGCTTTTTTTCCTGCCGGAGCCGCATACGGATTTCATAATAGCCGTGATAGGGGAGGAATGGGGATTACTGGGCGTCTTGGCAGTGTGCCTTCTTTTCTTGGTTCTCATAGTTGGCGGAGCCAAGATAGCCCTGTCCATCAAGGACCCCTTCGGATCCCTGCTGGCCATGGGTATAGTGACCTTGATAGGCCTTCAGGCGGTAAGCAATATGGCCATGGCCATGGGGTTACTGCCCACAAAGGGAATGGTGCTGCCCTTTGTGAGTTACGGAGGCTCTTCCTTGGTGGTGAATCTGGTTGCCGTGGGTGTTCTCATACAGCTTTCCACCCGGGCCCAAAGGGAGGAGGAAAGCCAGTGA
- the murG gene encoding undecaprenyldiphospho-muramoylpentapeptide beta-N-acetylglucosaminyltransferase yields the protein MRWLIAAGGTGGHVFPALSLAQAVQESDPGDQVLFVGTSRGLEARVVPAHGFTLRSIPARALMGLAWKEKVKTFLGLPWVFGHCMGILAGFRPHLVVGMGGYVAGPVVLLASLTGIPTAVAEQNAFAGRTNRILGRIVKKVFLAFEETRSQFPPGKTSVTGNPVRRELEDAATQCASLQWEASRKEEFHLLVFGGSQGARAIDLAVQEALPLLARLPFPLRVLHQAGEAQLKQLDLAYQESGIAHEVVRFIDHMDSAYSWAHLVICRAGASSLAELALFGRPSILVPFPYAVDDHQKRNAMLFQKAGASVMLEQKDLSGASLAAMVEALATEPQRLQGMAVAARSLAKPQAAQAMARECRAMVEARR from the coding sequence GTGAGGTGGCTCATAGCCGCAGGTGGGACAGGAGGGCATGTGTTTCCGGCCTTGAGCCTGGCCCAGGCAGTTCAGGAATCAGATCCGGGAGATCAGGTCCTTTTTGTGGGGACTTCTCGTGGATTAGAGGCCAGGGTTGTTCCTGCCCACGGATTTACCCTGAGGAGCATCCCTGCCAGGGCTCTGATGGGCCTTGCCTGGAAGGAGAAAGTAAAAACCTTCCTGGGGCTTCCTTGGGTTTTCGGGCATTGCATGGGCATTTTGGCTGGATTTAGGCCCCATCTGGTAGTGGGCATGGGAGGATATGTGGCCGGCCCGGTGGTGCTCTTGGCTTCTCTGACTGGGATTCCCACTGCTGTGGCTGAACAGAATGCCTTTGCAGGCAGGACCAACCGTATTCTGGGCAGAATTGTCAAAAAGGTGTTCCTGGCCTTTGAGGAAACACGGTCCCAGTTCCCACCTGGCAAAACATCTGTAACGGGAAATCCTGTCAGGAGAGAGCTGGAAGATGCTGCCACTCAGTGCGCTTCTTTACAGTGGGAGGCTTCCAGGAAAGAAGAGTTTCATCTGCTTGTTTTTGGAGGGAGCCAGGGAGCCAGGGCCATAGACCTGGCAGTTCAGGAGGCCTTGCCATTGCTGGCCCGTCTTCCTTTTCCCCTCAGGGTGCTTCATCAGGCCGGTGAGGCCCAGCTTAAACAACTTGACCTAGCTTACCAGGAATCGGGCATAGCCCATGAGGTGGTTCGTTTCATAGATCATATGGACTCTGCTTATAGCTGGGCTCACTTGGTCATCTGCAGAGCAGGGGCCAGCAGTCTTGCTGAACTGGCCCTTTTTGGGCGTCCATCCATCCTGGTGCCTTTTCCCTACGCGGTGGACGACCATCAGAAGAGAAATGCCATGCTCTTCCAGAAGGCAGGAGCCTCGGTGATGTTGGAACAGAAAGATCTCTCAGGGGCCTCTCTGGCGGCCATGGTGGAGGCACTTGCCACGGAGCCCCAGAGGCTTCAGGGCATGGCTGTTGCGGCCAGATCATTGGCAAAACCCCAAGCTGCCCAGGCCATGGCAAGAGAGTGTAGAGCCATGGTTGAGGCCCGAAGGTGA
- the ftsZ gene encoding cell division protein FtsZ produces the protein MKEGGDAMLEFEENRVQPARIKVLGIGGGGCNAVDNMIRSELRGVEFIAANTDVQALKASLSPIKIQLGARLTKGLGAGANPEVGKSAALEDIQRLKEGLLDTDMLFIAAGMGGGTGTGGAPVVAKLARELGILTVAVVTKPFFFEGRKRSSQAEQGIQELEEAVDTLITIPNDRLLSVSGKDTKLQEAFRVADDVLLQAVKGITDIITVHGIINVDFADVMTVMSCMGKALMGTGSATGENRGTQAAQAAVCSPLLEDVSIEGATGILINVTGSSKSLTLDQVKDAVALVQKEAHDDANIIFGAVIDDELGEELRATVIATGFSKAARKEEVRPLKAVVGGSRDPRRDLDVPTFRRAQLQNLAPPKRREKVDPEDLEIPTFLRKQAD, from the coding sequence ATGAAAGAGGGAGGTGACGCCATGCTGGAGTTCGAGGAAAACAGGGTGCAGCCGGCCCGCATCAAGGTTTTGGGCATCGGCGGAGGGGGGTGCAATGCGGTGGACAACATGATCCGCTCTGAACTCCGAGGGGTCGAGTTCATCGCAGCCAACACAGACGTGCAGGCCCTCAAGGCCAGCCTTTCCCCCATCAAGATACAGCTGGGGGCCAGGCTCACCAAGGGACTGGGAGCTGGAGCAAACCCAGAGGTGGGCAAGAGCGCAGCCCTGGAGGACATCCAGCGTCTCAAGGAAGGTCTTCTGGACACTGACATGCTGTTTATTGCAGCAGGCATGGGGGGAGGAACAGGCACAGGAGGCGCTCCTGTGGTGGCCAAGCTGGCCCGGGAGCTGGGTATACTCACGGTGGCGGTGGTGACCAAACCTTTCTTCTTCGAGGGAAGAAAGCGCAGCAGCCAGGCAGAACAAGGCATCCAGGAATTGGAGGAGGCTGTGGACACCCTCATCACGATCCCCAATGACAGGCTGCTGAGTGTTTCGGGCAAGGACACCAAGCTCCAGGAAGCCTTCAGGGTGGCCGACGATGTGCTGCTCCAAGCAGTAAAGGGGATCACCGACATAATAACGGTGCATGGAATAATCAACGTGGACTTTGCCGACGTGATGACTGTCATGTCCTGTATGGGAAAGGCTCTCATGGGAACCGGCTCTGCCACCGGGGAGAACCGAGGGACCCAGGCGGCCCAGGCAGCAGTGTGCAGTCCTCTGCTGGAAGACGTATCCATAGAGGGCGCCACAGGGATTCTCATAAATGTGACCGGCTCTTCCAAGAGCCTAACCCTGGACCAGGTGAAAGATGCAGTGGCCCTGGTCCAAAAAGAAGCTCATGACGATGCCAACATAATCTTTGGGGCTGTCATAGACGATGAGCTGGGAGAAGAGCTTAGGGCCACGGTCATAGCAACAGGGTTCAGCAAGGCTGCTAGAAAAGAGGAGGTCAGGCCCTTGAAAGCGGTAGTGGGCGGATCTAGGGATCCTAGACGAGACCTGGATGTGCCGACCTTCAGAAGGGCCCAGTTGCAAAACCTGGCTCCTCCCAAGCGAAGGGAAAAGGTGGACCCTGAGGATCTGGAGATACCAACATTTCTGCGCAAGCAGGCGGACTGA
- the murB gene encoding UDP-N-acetylmuramate dehydrogenase, whose amino-acid sequence MSKSIKQLWPFHELQRLLPGRVSFQADMREFTTLKVGGPADALVEPASPSEVERLIDWCMHNGVPWVVVGGGSNLVVRDGGIRGVVVRLGTAMGSFWVLDSGKVALVRVQAGCPLKRLLREAVHRGWEGMEFLAGIPGRLGGAVAMNAGTSQKGIGNLVQEVKWFDPDTGLVSRSREHLRFAYRSLSLPQRSILLEVTLALGLGKTTEVREEIRAHMRRRQASQPLGKPSAGSIFKNPPGDFAGRLIEQAGLKGLTRGGAVVSQKHANFILNKGGARAVDIVGLIKEIQEKVLEQSGVYLEPEVRIVGEDD is encoded by the coding sequence ATGAGCAAAAGCATTAAGCAGCTGTGGCCATTTCATGAACTGCAAAGGCTTTTGCCTGGCAGGGTGAGTTTTCAGGCGGACATGAGAGAATTCACCACCCTGAAGGTGGGAGGACCCGCAGATGCCCTGGTGGAGCCTGCGAGCCCCTCTGAGGTGGAGAGACTCATAGACTGGTGCATGCATAATGGGGTTCCCTGGGTGGTGGTAGGTGGAGGCAGCAACCTGGTGGTGCGCGACGGCGGCATAAGAGGGGTCGTTGTGCGCTTGGGTACCGCCATGGGGAGCTTTTGGGTACTGGATTCTGGCAAAGTTGCTCTGGTAAGGGTTCAGGCCGGCTGTCCTCTCAAAAGGCTTCTCAGGGAAGCTGTGCACAGAGGTTGGGAGGGGATGGAGTTCCTGGCCGGGATCCCTGGCAGATTGGGAGGAGCGGTTGCCATGAATGCCGGCACCTCCCAAAAAGGAATCGGCAATTTGGTGCAGGAAGTCAAGTGGTTTGATCCGGACACGGGGCTGGTTAGCAGATCCCGGGAACACCTGAGATTTGCTTATCGTAGCCTGAGCCTGCCTCAGAGAAGCATCCTCTTGGAGGTAACCCTGGCCCTTGGCTTGGGAAAGACCACAGAGGTGCGCGAGGAGATCAGAGCACACATGAGACGCCGTCAGGCCTCACAGCCACTCGGAAAACCCAGCGCCGGCTCCATTTTCAAGAATCCCCCTGGGGATTTTGCAGGTAGGCTCATCGAACAGGCCGGGCTCAAGGGACTTACCAGGGGAGGGGCAGTTGTCTCCCAAAAGCATGCCAACTTCATTCTCAACAAGGGAGGAGCCAGGGCCGTGGACATAGTGGGACTGATAAAGGAAATCCAAGAGAAAGTCTTGGAACAAAGCGGCGTTTATCTGGAACCAGAAGTAAGGATTGTGGGGGAGGATGATTGA
- the ftsA gene encoding cell division protein FtsA has product MAKHSNLVVGLDIGTTKICVIVGEVTEGGIDIVGIGSHPSKGLRKGVVVNIDSTVNSIQKALEEAELMAGCEITRVFAGIAGGHIKGFNSHGVIAIKDGEVTQQDVRRVIDAAKAVSIPMDREVIHVIPQEFIVDDQDGIMDPLGMSGVRLEAKVHIVTGAVTSAQNIIRSAHRAGLDVVDIALQQLASSEATLAPDEKELGVALVDIGGGTTDIAVFHGGSLKHTAVLAVGGNHITSDIAVGLRTPMVEAERIKRRYGCALTSRIEKDETIEVPSVGGRKPRVLSRQILGEIIEPRVQEIFELVHGELMEEGYDSLITSGVVLTGGAVIMDGMTELAEQVFDVPVRRGIPRGIGGLVDVVSSPMYATGVGLVIYGSRHPATEGRFRVGDRNIFAKVVKAFKKWVEELF; this is encoded by the coding sequence ATGGCCAAGCACAGCAACCTAGTGGTGGGACTGGACATTGGCACCACCAAGATATGCGTCATAGTGGGAGAGGTCACCGAGGGGGGGATAGACATAGTGGGCATAGGATCTCACCCTTCCAAGGGGCTTCGAAAAGGCGTTGTGGTGAACATCGACAGCACCGTCAACTCCATCCAGAAGGCTCTGGAAGAAGCTGAACTGATGGCTGGATGCGAGATTACCAGAGTCTTCGCCGGAATTGCGGGGGGGCACATAAAGGGCTTCAACAGTCACGGGGTCATTGCCATAAAAGATGGAGAGGTTACCCAGCAGGATGTGCGGCGGGTAATAGATGCAGCCAAGGCGGTCTCCATACCCATGGATCGGGAGGTCATCCACGTGATACCCCAGGAATTCATCGTGGATGATCAAGACGGCATAATGGACCCCCTTGGCATGTCCGGGGTAAGGCTGGAGGCCAAGGTGCACATCGTCACCGGAGCTGTCACCTCGGCCCAAAACATCATACGCAGCGCCCATAGGGCTGGTTTGGACGTGGTGGACATAGCTTTGCAGCAACTGGCCTCCAGCGAGGCCACACTGGCGCCGGACGAAAAAGAGCTCGGTGTGGCTCTGGTGGACATCGGAGGAGGCACCACAGACATAGCCGTGTTTCACGGAGGCAGCCTGAAACATACTGCTGTGCTGGCCGTGGGTGGCAATCACATCACCAGCGACATAGCGGTGGGATTGCGAACTCCCATGGTGGAGGCAGAGAGAATAAAGAGGCGTTATGGTTGCGCTTTGACCAGCCGCATAGAAAAAGACGAAACAATAGAGGTGCCCAGCGTAGGGGGTAGAAAACCCAGGGTTTTGTCCAGGCAGATTCTTGGGGAAATCATAGAGCCCAGGGTCCAGGAGATCTTCGAATTGGTACACGGTGAATTGATGGAAGAGGGCTATGACAGTCTGATCACCTCCGGGGTAGTGCTTACCGGTGGGGCGGTAATAATGGATGGCATGACAGAACTGGCCGAACAGGTCTTCGATGTGCCGGTGAGGAGGGGCATTCCTCGGGGCATAGGCGGGCTGGTGGATGTGGTCAGCAGCCCCATGTACGCCACGGGTGTGGGGCTGGTGATTTACGGCAGCCGGCATCCAGCCACCGAAGGGCGCTTCAGGGTGGGGGATCGCAACATATTTGCCAAGGTTGTAAAAGCCTTCAAGAAATGGGTGGAGGAACTGTTTTGA
- the murC gene encoding UDP-N-acetylmuramate--L-alanine ligase has protein sequence MVKRYSKIHFVGIGGIGMSGIAELLLNLGYGVSGSDLAESDITRRLASLGARIHKGHSMNNLQDADVVVYSSAIRPDNPEILAAREKGIPVIRRAEMLAELMRLKYGIAVAGAHGKTTTTSMIAAVLAQAGLDPTAVVGGKLQGLGGGAKLGQGEYLVAEADESDGSFLRLSPTVAVVTNIDREHLDHYRDLAHIQDTFLEFINRIPFYGVAVLCLDDPHIPSLLPKIEKRVLTYGMNPQADVQAHELRFCGTNSAFSVSIHRKKLGDLFVPLPGLHNVLNALAATGVALELEVDFSKIQEALKGFQGVQRRFQVKATIDNITVVDDYGHHPSEIRATLQAAKSSWGKRLLVIFQPHRYTRTIHLYNDFLTAFHEADTLFVMDIYGAGEDPDPQVSGQGLCRSIRQAGHRDAHYVQTTAELVEEVMKRLMPGDVVLTLGAGDVWKVGDELIQRLGHGNRPGEAGD, from the coding sequence ATGGTCAAACGCTACAGCAAGATTCATTTTGTAGGCATAGGCGGCATCGGCATGAGCGGAATCGCGGAGCTGCTCTTGAATCTGGGTTACGGGGTCAGCGGTTCTGACCTAGCCGAATCAGACATCACGCGCCGGCTGGCTTCCTTGGGAGCCCGGATTCATAAGGGCCATTCCATGAATAATCTCCAGGATGCAGACGTGGTGGTGTACTCTTCGGCAATAAGGCCTGACAATCCTGAGATACTGGCGGCCAGGGAAAAAGGCATCCCGGTGATCAGAAGGGCCGAGATGCTGGCCGAACTCATGAGACTCAAGTACGGCATCGCGGTGGCCGGAGCCCATGGAAAGACCACCACCACATCCATGATAGCCGCTGTGTTGGCTCAGGCAGGCCTGGATCCTACGGCAGTGGTGGGGGGCAAGCTTCAGGGCTTGGGGGGTGGAGCCAAATTGGGGCAGGGAGAGTACCTGGTGGCCGAAGCGGATGAGAGCGACGGCTCCTTTCTGCGTCTTTCGCCCACCGTGGCCGTGGTGACCAACATAGACAGAGAGCATTTGGACCACTACAGGGACCTGGCCCACATTCAGGATACCTTTCTGGAATTCATAAACAGGATCCCCTTCTACGGAGTGGCGGTGCTTTGCCTGGATGATCCTCATATTCCCTCTTTGTTGCCCAAGATAGAAAAAAGAGTTCTCACCTACGGAATGAACCCTCAGGCCGATGTGCAGGCTCACGAGCTGAGATTCTGTGGCACCAACAGCGCTTTCTCTGTTTCCATTCACAGGAAAAAACTGGGGGATCTTTTTGTGCCCCTTCCGGGTCTTCACAATGTGTTAAACGCACTGGCTGCCACAGGGGTTGCACTGGAACTGGAGGTGGATTTCAGCAAGATTCAGGAGGCTCTCAAGGGCTTTCAAGGCGTGCAAAGGCGTTTCCAGGTAAAGGCCACCATAGACAACATCACGGTGGTGGATGATTACGGCCATCATCCTTCAGAGATCCGCGCCACATTGCAGGCTGCCAAGTCCAGCTGGGGAAAAAGGCTCCTGGTGATCTTCCAGCCTCACAGATACACCCGCACCATCCACCTGTACAATGATTTCCTTACGGCATTTCACGAGGCTGACACTCTTTTTGTGATGGACATCTATGGGGCGGGGGAAGATCCTGACCCGCAGGTGAGCGGTCAGGGACTTTGCAGGTCCATCAGGCAGGCGGGCCATAGGGACGCCCACTATGTGCAAACCACAGCAGAGCTTGTGGAAGAGGTGATGAAAAGGCTGATGCCTGGGGATGTGGTTCTGACACTGGGGGCTGGAGATGTTTGGAAAGTGGGAGATGAATTGATCCAGAGGCTGGGGCATGGAAACCGGCCTGGGGAGGCCGGAGATTGA
- a CDS encoding radical SAM protein: protein MDPRVRIENLRRLLASEENPVVKPWGGKIPVGLVFPNAYSVGMANLGFQLVYYMLNREEDVVCERIFWDPQEGYPPLSLETQQPLGRFEILAFSIPFENDYAHLPQMLRSAGIPLDSARRLPPHPMVWVGGATASLNPEPIALFVDLFAIGEAEPLLPELLRKYRSCRQLRLTKKECLEEMSRIQGVYVPCLYRVKYDKRGLIRAFRPVKGAPEKVLRRVTSNLEAEVPRSFVLGPASEFESMVLVEIGRGCPRRCLFCAAGHVFSPTRHRSMESLRRVIEEGLRLRDKIGLVSSSVCDHPDLQRICAEVLSRGGKISVSSLRLDRLEDYLLEGLAKSGHKTISLAPEAGSQRLRDLIGKAIKEHQILDAVKRILSVGIGRLKLYFMVGLPTETRQDVEQIAELTKKLLHIGRKATQGKGLEKITLSVNPFVPKPWTAFQWHPLEDTSELKSRIQLIQRQLRSERRVQILYEPPKWSRIQCLLARGDRKLALVLRLVAGGATWEKALKEVNLNPDFYLYRLRDSEEIFPWDFIDQGYSKELLWRAYQKAMARAISQ from the coding sequence TTGGATCCCAGAGTCCGGATAGAGAACCTTCGCCGCCTCCTGGCAAGCGAAGAAAACCCGGTGGTGAAGCCTTGGGGAGGGAAGATACCCGTTGGCTTGGTGTTTCCCAATGCCTACTCCGTAGGCATGGCAAATCTAGGCTTCCAGCTGGTGTACTACATGTTGAACCGGGAGGAGGACGTGGTTTGCGAGAGGATTTTTTGGGATCCCCAGGAAGGATACCCTCCCCTTTCCCTGGAGACCCAACAGCCTTTGGGACGCTTTGAGATCCTGGCCTTTTCCATACCTTTTGAAAACGATTATGCGCACCTGCCCCAAATGCTTAGATCGGCCGGGATACCTCTGGATTCTGCCAGAAGGCTGCCTCCTCATCCCATGGTCTGGGTTGGTGGGGCTACGGCTTCTTTGAACCCGGAGCCCATAGCCCTTTTTGTAGATCTTTTCGCCATAGGTGAAGCCGAGCCCCTTTTGCCGGAACTCTTGAGAAAGTATCGCTCTTGCAGGCAGTTGCGGCTCACCAAGAAGGAATGCCTGGAGGAAATGAGCAGAATTCAAGGGGTGTACGTGCCATGCCTGTACCGGGTCAAGTATGACAAAAGGGGGCTAATCCGAGCCTTTCGACCCGTAAAGGGCGCCCCTGAAAAGGTTCTCAGGCGAGTCACCTCAAATCTGGAAGCAGAGGTGCCAAGGAGCTTTGTACTGGGGCCTGCCAGTGAGTTTGAATCCATGGTTCTTGTGGAAATAGGCAGAGGTTGCCCCAGAAGGTGCCTTTTTTGCGCAGCAGGGCACGTGTTTTCCCCCACCAGGCACCGCTCCATGGAGAGCCTAAGGAGGGTCATAGAAGAAGGTCTAAGGCTCAGGGACAAGATCGGTCTTGTGAGCTCATCGGTTTGCGATCACCCTGACCTGCAAAGGATATGTGCAGAGGTCTTATCCAGAGGAGGGAAGATCTCGGTCTCCTCCTTGAGGTTGGATCGCCTGGAGGACTACCTCCTGGAAGGCTTGGCCAAGAGCGGGCACAAGACCATCTCTTTGGCTCCAGAGGCAGGCTCCCAGAGGCTAAGGGATTTGATAGGCAAGGCAATAAAGGAGCATCAAATCCTGGATGCTGTGAAAAGGATTCTTTCGGTGGGCATCGGGCGCCTCAAGCTTTATTTCATGGTGGGGCTTCCCACGGAGACTCGCCAGGACGTGGAACAAATAGCTGAACTGACAAAGAAACTGCTCCACATAGGCAGAAAGGCCACTCAGGGTAAAGGCCTGGAGAAGATAACCTTGAGCGTGAATCCTTTTGTTCCAAAACCCTGGACCGCTTTTCAGTGGCACCCCTTGGAGGACACCTCGGAACTCAAGTCCCGCATACAGCTCATCCAGAGGCAATTGAGAAGCGAGAGGCGAGTCCAGATTCTTTACGAGCCTCCCAAGTGGTCCAGAATCCAATGTCTTCTGGCTCGGGGGGACAGGAAGCTGGCTCTGGTCTTGCGGCTTGTGGCAGGTGGAGCAACCTGGGAAAAGGCTCTCAAGGAAGTAAACCTCAACCCGGACTTCTACCTTTACCGCCTGCGGGATTCAGAAGAGATTTTCCCTTGGGACTTCATAGATCAGGGTTATTCCAAGGAGCTTCTTTGGCGGGCTTATCAAAAAGCCATGGCAAGGGCAATCTCCCAATGA